Proteins encoded within one genomic window of uncultured Desulfobacter sp.:
- the istB gene encoding IS21-like element helper ATPase IstB, with the protein MDEQFTQMLKYLRLSGLLSNWDRYLSIAQKGNYSHTRLLEYVVEQEYNLKKENARKMRITRARIPEKYVIETFPFDRQPQLNKKKILNMYDGFDYVEKCRNLIFMGPTGTGKTGLATAFLTHAIDRGYNGRFIAFAELVEQLYQSVADHTEAHVIKKFAATDCLLIDELGYVEVEPVQVGLFFTLMSRRHQKKTTLITSNLGFSQWSSFLKNDHLTAALIDRLTENSHVINMRNCVSLRSKLGTI; encoded by the coding sequence ATGGATGAACAATTTACACAGATGCTCAAGTATCTTAGGCTTTCCGGTCTTCTGTCGAACTGGGACCGTTATCTTTCCATCGCTCAGAAGGGCAATTACTCCCATACGCGCCTGCTCGAATATGTCGTCGAGCAGGAGTATAATCTCAAAAAGGAAAACGCCAGAAAAATGCGGATTACTCGTGCCAGGATCCCGGAAAAATACGTGATCGAGACCTTTCCTTTTGATCGGCAGCCGCAGCTGAACAAAAAGAAGATCCTGAACATGTACGATGGGTTCGATTACGTGGAAAAATGCCGTAATCTGATTTTTATGGGGCCGACCGGCACCGGGAAAACCGGGCTTGCAACCGCTTTCCTCACCCATGCCATTGATCGGGGATACAACGGACGATTTATCGCGTTTGCTGAACTGGTCGAACAACTCTACCAGTCGGTTGCCGATCACACGGAAGCCCACGTTATTAAAAAATTTGCCGCAACCGATTGTCTTTTAATCGACGAGTTGGGATATGTTGAGGTTGAGCCGGTGCAGGTCGGTCTGTTTTTTACCCTGATGAGCAGGCGTCATCAGAAAAAGACCACGCTGATTACATCAAATCTTGGCTTCTCTCAATGGTCGTCTTTTTTGAAAAACGACCATCTGACCGCTGCCCTGATCGACCGGTTGACGGAAAACAGCCATGTGATCAACATGAGAAACTGTGTAAGTCTGAGATCAAAGTTGGGAACAATATAA
- a CDS encoding CHC2 zinc finger domain-containing protein: MAGSRYTRQRLFTLRNHIPMNRVLEALSIPVSGQGKEYRFCCPVCNQFNTGINPKTNLARCFSCQKNYNTIDLVMVTKGCGFIDSVAYLETLKSDIPFQETKSAYPAKIVRQNKMVPISDIFKSLAPPESSSKRENQTIVELQKRITNLERFVKTLCEKIALIERS; encoded by the coding sequence ATGGCAGGTTCCCGTTATACCCGACAGAGACTGTTTACACTTCGTAATCACATCCCCATGAACAGGGTGCTTGAGGCCTTGTCTATCCCTGTATCCGGCCAGGGAAAAGAATACCGTTTCTGTTGCCCTGTCTGCAATCAATTTAATACCGGCATCAATCCAAAAACAAATCTGGCCCGATGCTTTTCCTGCCAAAAAAATTACAATACCATTGATCTTGTGATGGTAACCAAAGGCTGTGGGTTTATTGATAGTGTCGCATATCTTGAGACATTAAAGTCGGACATCCCGTTCCAAGAAACAAAATCAGCTTATCCCGCAAAAATCGTCAGGCAAAACAAAATGGTCCCCATCAGTGACATTTTTAAATCCCTGGCACCACCCGAATCTTCTTCAAAACGTGAAAATCAAACCATCGTCGAACTCCAAAAACGGATCACTAACCTGGAACGGTTCGTCAAAACTCTCTGCGAAAAAATAGCTTTAATAGAACGATCTTAG
- a CDS encoding transposase yields MSIARYWIGSGGNTLPRLESWQVMHPLPYHEGITEDVYGNLFKNVGRNEEGVQRYFSARAEHLGKSPVVAFDSTTISTYSENQSEARQGFNKAQDGLNTIKLLTLYSVKSGEPIAFSKQPGNVPDVISIENTLTQLKCLHLEKPLVVTDNGYYSQKNMMEFSLRNVKFLTLVDPNITWIRETVDALRPSIASMSSTCPFDPSICGATSCLTHQFSKVRQRSRNGTAAGEKETFSRRLYVHIYYSPDNEAKKELAFRKDLLDLKMLVEENTTEFTESAQRKIDKYLTSSRKGRGGQLKVGFNDEAIAEAKKYFGYFALVSNQAMDTFTALENYRLREKIEELFAVQKGRLDGARPRTWYPDNLRGRQFTQFVSLGYHCFLTKKIKEIQSRLREKESGKTQSLIKLEKKLENWIAQRSLSQILDWFDCIETTKVQTAMGNYRWSTESVARDRLFLKYLGVRPE; encoded by the coding sequence TTGTCTATCGCACGTTACTGGATCGGATCCGGCGGTAATACGCTGCCACGCCTTGAAAGTTGGCAAGTGATGCACCCACTTCCATATCATGAAGGAATCACGGAAGACGTGTATGGCAATCTGTTTAAAAATGTTGGACGAAATGAAGAAGGCGTTCAACGCTATTTTTCAGCTCGAGCTGAACACCTGGGGAAATCTCCTGTGGTAGCGTTTGATTCGACCACAATCTCGACCTATTCTGAAAATCAGTCGGAGGCAAGACAAGGGTTCAACAAAGCTCAAGACGGACTCAACACGATCAAGCTTTTAACCCTATATTCCGTGAAGTCTGGCGAACCAATAGCCTTCTCCAAACAACCAGGCAATGTTCCGGATGTTATCTCTATTGAAAACACTCTGACACAGCTTAAATGCCTCCATCTTGAAAAACCTCTGGTTGTTACTGATAACGGCTACTATAGCCAGAAAAACATGATGGAATTTTCCTTGCGCAATGTGAAATTTTTGACCCTGGTTGACCCCAACATTACCTGGATCCGTGAGACAGTTGATGCACTTCGCCCAAGTATAGCGAGTATGTCCAGCACCTGCCCGTTTGATCCGTCAATTTGTGGCGCAACTTCGTGCTTAACACACCAGTTCAGTAAAGTTCGCCAGCGGTCACGCAACGGCACAGCTGCCGGTGAAAAAGAGACATTCTCGCGCCGCCTGTATGTCCACATTTATTATTCCCCCGACAATGAAGCCAAGAAAGAACTCGCCTTTCGCAAGGATTTGCTTGACCTAAAGATGCTGGTGGAAGAGAACACAACAGAATTTACGGAATCAGCGCAAAGAAAAATAGACAAGTACCTGACAAGCTCCAGAAAGGGGCGTGGGGGACAGTTGAAGGTTGGGTTCAACGATGAGGCCATTGCCGAAGCAAAAAAATACTTTGGCTATTTCGCCCTTGTCAGCAATCAGGCTATGGACACATTTACAGCGCTTGAAAACTACCGGCTGCGTGAAAAAATTGAAGAACTTTTTGCCGTGCAAAAGGGGAGACTCGACGGCGCTCGGCCGCGCACATGGTATCCTGACAATTTGCGTGGGAGACAATTTACACAATTTGTCTCTCTGGGTTATCATTGTTTTTTGACAAAAAAAATAAAGGAAATACAATCCAGGCTGAGGGAAAAAGAATCCGGGAAAACCCAATCACTTATCAAGCTCGAAAAAAAGCTGGAAAACTGGATTGCACAACGTTCGCTTTCTCAGATTTTGGATTGGTTTGACTGTATCGAAACCACAAAGGTACAGACTGCCATGGGAAATTATCGATGGTCCACCGAATCAGTCGCCAGAGATAGGCTGTTTTTGAAGTATCTGGGGGTACGCCCCGAATAG
- a CDS encoding helix-turn-helix domain-containing protein has product MKKQRLDAKQAAAYLGYKNPQTLANQRAKRIGPNYIKLGRRILYDVADLDAYIDARRVKLDA; this is encoded by the coding sequence ATGAAAAAACAAAGATTAGACGCCAAGCAGGCTGCCGCTTACCTGGGGTATAAAAACCCCCAGACCTTAGCAAACCAAAGAGCCAAGAGGATAGGGCCTAATTACATTAAATTGGGTAGGCGTATTTTGTATGACGTTGCCGACCTGGACGCTTACATTGATGCCCGCCGGGTAAAACTGGACGCTTAA
- a CDS encoding MerR family transcriptional regulator, which produces MSLNKPDYTTPELIKVIGVTRARLQQWVERGYVGPSIQKASGQGVKNLYSINDLYKVAAFKHLIEFGFSRERAGSIIGKYSFSFSDENNKAYHILVHIDLKETKENTFFFSFDDEDKVDEFFKVIKEGVMYQNSVFILNISALIADVNFEIKKLL; this is translated from the coding sequence ATGAGTCTAAATAAACCAGATTATACAACCCCAGAACTAATAAAGGTTATTGGCGTAACAAGGGCGCGTCTCCAGCAATGGGTAGAGCGTGGCTATGTTGGTCCGTCTATCCAAAAAGCATCTGGCCAGGGGGTTAAAAATCTCTATTCGATTAACGATCTTTATAAAGTTGCTGCATTCAAACACTTGATTGAATTTGGATTTAGTCGGGAACGTGCTGGGTCAATAATTGGGAAATATTCTTTTTCATTCTCAGACGAAAATAATAAAGCTTATCATATTCTCGTACATATTGATCTGAAAGAAACTAAGGAGAATACATTTTTCTTTAGTTTTGATGATGAAGACAAAGTTGACGAATTTTTTAAGGTTATTAAAGAAGGTGTGATGTATCAAAACAGCGTTTTTATTTTGAATATCTCTGCTTTGATCGCGGACGTCAATTTTGAAATTAAAAAATTATTGTAA
- a CDS encoding PLDc N-terminal domain-containing protein — MTPKELVLYVLLIVGVSFVLTMLALIDLLKKDFSTPKEKFVWHLVAIVPVIGWLFYFALGAKKGTRKNFDPK, encoded by the coding sequence ATGACACCCAAAGAGCTTGTTTTATATGTACTTCTAATTGTCGGCGTTTCCTTTGTCCTGACCATGCTTGCATTAATTGACCTGCTGAAAAAAGATTTCTCAACACCCAAAGAAAAATTTGTCTGGCACCTTGTGGCTATTGTCCCAGTCATCGGCTGGCTTTTCTACTTTGCCCTGGGCGCCAAAAAAGGCACCCGTAAAAATTTTGATCCAAAGTAA
- a CDS encoding lytic murein transglycosylase — MKKIYPFPKLILRVIVALIICFSVNVCYAQQEAAPDSSDQTNDFYRLTRRLIQDGFDPEKTNALLSNEGFFFDPGGVSLFFVHSESSLNYDQFSSPKSIANAREYMATHKESLYKAQEKFSVDKTIITAILLVETRLGTYLGKRTVINTLSTMAALTDKALAERVWQAISDNKKSERDAFDKKVDQKSRWGYEELKALISYADREGIDPVAVKGSYAGAMGIPQFMPSNALMLARDGNQDGKVDLFDHDDAIFSVANYLKHHGWKSGLSRQRQHEVLFRYNHSNYYVDALLKISDKLK; from the coding sequence ATGAAAAAAATCTACCCTTTCCCAAAATTGATCCTGAGAGTTATTGTGGCGTTGATCATCTGTTTTTCTGTTAATGTTTGCTATGCTCAGCAGGAGGCTGCACCGGATAGCTCTGATCAGACAAATGATTTTTACCGCCTTACCCGACGGCTTATTCAGGACGGGTTTGATCCGGAAAAAACCAATGCTCTGTTGAGTAATGAAGGGTTCTTTTTTGATCCAGGGGGGGTCTCTTTGTTTTTTGTCCATTCGGAATCCAGCCTTAATTATGACCAGTTCTCGTCGCCAAAATCCATAGCCAATGCCCGAGAGTATATGGCCACGCATAAGGAGAGCCTATATAAAGCCCAGGAAAAATTTTCAGTGGACAAAACCATTATTACAGCTATCCTTCTGGTAGAAACCCGCCTGGGCACTTACCTTGGCAAGCGTACGGTGATAAACACCTTGTCCACCATGGCAGCGCTTACGGACAAAGCCCTTGCTGAAAGGGTCTGGCAGGCTATATCGGATAATAAAAAATCTGAGCGGGATGCTTTTGATAAAAAAGTAGATCAGAAAAGCAGGTGGGGATATGAAGAGCTTAAGGCACTGATCAGTTATGCCGACCGTGAGGGTATTGATCCTGTTGCTGTTAAAGGTTCTTACGCCGGTGCCATGGGCATTCCTCAGTTCATGCCTTCCAACGCTTTGATGTTGGCCAGGGACGGTAATCAAGATGGGAAGGTGGATTTGTTTGATCACGATGACGCCATTTTTTCAGTGGCCAATTACTTAAAACACCACGGTTGGAAATCGGGTTTGAGCCGTCAGCGCCAGCATGAAGTCCTGTTCCGGTACAACCACTCCAACTATTATGTAGATGCGCTGCTCAAGATTTCAGATAAATTAAAATAA
- the glnA gene encoding type I glutamate--ammonia ligase, with amino-acid sequence MTPKEVLAMAKENDVKVVDVRYMDFIGTWQHFSVPVSELTEASFEDGFGFDGSSMRAWQNIDNSDMNVIPEAGTAKIDPFFKVPTLAIIGNIHDPITGEGYSRDPRGIAKRTEAYIKSTGIGDTIFVGPEPEFFIFSNIRYSSDPHASFFEIDSPEAHWNTGDGSEPNLGYKIKPKHGYFPLPPADTYQDMRTEMMLTLQDLGIDMECQHHEVASAGQSEIDLRFDSLLNMGDKLAWFKYVLRNVAAKYGQCVTFMPKPLYGDNGTGMHTHMSFWKGGEPTFAGNKYAGMSDNALYSIGGIMKHAKALCALTNPTTNSYKRLVPGFEAPIKLAYSSRNRSAAIRLPMYSGSPKAKRLEFRTPDPSANGYMAFSAIAMAMLDGIQNKIDPGDPMDKNIYDLPAEELAAIPSAPGCLEEALEALKADNEFLLKGDVFTKDVVDYWIDYKMENEVKPVISRPHPHEFYLYFDI; translated from the coding sequence ATGACACCAAAAGAAGTATTGGCAATGGCAAAAGAAAATGACGTTAAAGTCGTTGATGTCCGCTATATGGACTTCATCGGCACGTGGCAACATTTTAGTGTGCCTGTATCAGAGCTGACAGAAGCTTCCTTTGAAGATGGATTTGGATTTGACGGTTCTTCCATGAGAGCATGGCAGAACATTGATAACTCTGATATGAACGTCATTCCTGAAGCTGGAACGGCAAAAATTGATCCGTTTTTTAAAGTGCCGACTTTGGCCATTATTGGCAACATCCATGACCCGATCACCGGTGAAGGGTATTCCAGAGATCCCCGCGGTATTGCCAAAAGAACTGAAGCCTATATCAAAAGCACCGGCATCGGCGACACCATTTTTGTAGGTCCCGAGCCCGAGTTTTTTATCTTCTCCAATATCCGTTACTCTTCAGATCCCCATGCTTCCTTTTTTGAGATTGATTCTCCGGAAGCTCACTGGAACACCGGTGACGGTTCCGAACCCAACCTGGGATACAAAATCAAACCCAAACACGGTTATTTCCCCCTGCCGCCCGCAGATACCTATCAAGACATGAGAACTGAGATGATGCTGACCCTGCAAGATCTGGGTATTGACATGGAATGCCAGCATCACGAGGTTGCATCTGCAGGCCAGTCTGAGATTGACCTTCGGTTTGACTCCCTGTTGAACATGGGTGACAAGCTTGCCTGGTTCAAATATGTATTGAGAAATGTGGCTGCAAAATACGGACAGTGCGTTACCTTTATGCCCAAACCCCTCTATGGCGACAATGGTACCGGCATGCACACCCACATGAGCTTCTGGAAAGGTGGAGAGCCCACATTTGCAGGTAACAAATATGCAGGTATGTCCGATAACGCTCTGTACTCCATCGGCGGCATCATGAAACACGCCAAAGCCCTGTGCGCCTTGACAAACCCCACCACCAACTCCTACAAACGTCTGGTCCCCGGTTTTGAAGCACCCATCAAGCTGGCCTACTCCAGCCGGAACCGTTCTGCTGCCATCCGTCTGCCCATGTACTCCGGATCTCCCAAGGCAAAACGTCTTGAATTCCGTACACCTGATCCCAGCGCCAACGGTTACATGGCTTTCTCCGCCATTGCCATGGCCATGCTTGACGGTATTCAGAACAAAATTGATCCGGGCGATCCCATGGATAAAAACATCTATGATCTGCCGGCTGAAGAACTGGCTGCTATCCCGTCCGCACCGGGTTGCCTTGAAGAAGCTCTGGAAGCCCTTAAAGCCGACAATGAATTCCTGCTCAAGGGTGATGTTTTCACTAAGGACGTTGTTGACTACTGGATTGACTACAAAATGGAAAACGAAGTTAAACCGGTTATCAGCCGTCCGCATCCCCATGAGTTCTATCTGTACTTTGACATTTAA
- a CDS encoding P-II family nitrogen regulator: protein MKKIEAIIKPFKLDDVKEALSEIGIYGMTVTEVNGYGRQKGHKEIYRGAEYVVDFVPKIKLEIVVTDDRLDETVETIRSATNSGKIGDGKIFVLPVEGAIRVRTGESGDDAI from the coding sequence ATGAAAAAAATTGAAGCAATTATTAAACCCTTTAAGTTGGATGATGTCAAAGAGGCTTTGAGCGAAATCGGCATCTACGGCATGACCGTTACAGAAGTTAATGGATACGGCCGCCAGAAAGGGCACAAAGAGATCTATCGCGGGGCGGAGTATGTTGTAGATTTTGTTCCAAAAATAAAACTTGAGATTGTTGTGACCGACGACCGACTTGACGAAACCGTGGAAACTATCCGGTCTGCAACAAACAGCGGTAAGATTGGTGACGGTAAGATTTTTGTGTTGCCGGTTGAAGGCGCTATCCGGGTTCGGACCGGAGAAAGCGGAGATGATGCAATTTAA